One segment of Papaver somniferum cultivar HN1 unplaced genomic scaffold, ASM357369v1 unplaced-scaffold_137, whole genome shotgun sequence DNA contains the following:
- the LOC113334659 gene encoding receptor-like protein 19: protein MTNYLEATNHGDVQLHLATKGIMIQIDQLNDYISVIDLSSNHLHGNIPKEITLLSSLNLSRNHFSDDIPESIGNLSGLQSLDKLSERIPQSLAVIETLAKMSYCVDILQKKVRNDDANPANELDEADQENAKEKLLVYDIVALGFAVGFWGLFFVLYLKKHKWWFPYWRIVDYVVVKIMDYIQ, encoded by the exons ATGACAAATTATTTGGAAGCCACGAATCACGGTGATGTTCAATTGCACTTGGCAACAAAAGGGATTATGATACAGATTGATCAATTAAACGACTACATCTCAGTAATTGATCTATCATCCAATCACCTTCACGGAAACATTCCAAAAGAGATAACACTGCTTTCTTCGCTTAATTTGTCCCGTAATCATTTCTCTGATGATATCCCAGAAAGTATTGGAAATTTGTCCGGGCTACAGTCTTTGGATAAACTGTCTGAGCGTATTCCACAATCTTTAGCAGTAATCGAAACTCTTGCG AAAATGAGTTATTGTGTGGATATCCTACAAAAAAAAGTTCGCAATGACGATGCTAATCCTGCAAATGAGTTAGATGAAGCCGATCAAGAAAATGCAAAAGAAAAGTTGTTGGTATATGATATTGTTGCTTTGGGGTTTGCAGTTGGATTCTGGggtcttttctttgttttgtatCTAAAGAAACATAAATGGTGGTTTCCGTACTGGAGAATTGTTGATTACGTTGTTGTTAAAATAATGGATTATATCCAGTAA